One stretch of Desulfonatronum sp. SC1 DNA includes these proteins:
- a CDS encoding ATP-binding protein, which produces MRNHSLSFKLTAPCDMAALPLVLAYVREAAVLVGFAGDDISRIELAVEEAVSNVVQHAFLEDDEPSAFDIVCEQVTLGLRIIIREKGIPFDPGKAPVFEQGEDMEHVSARGMGMALMRQTMDEVAFHNLGTDGKETRLVKYLPGKSVHPGFEAQVQDEEPVESALDPRSAGSAPAPNTPPNTPPDSPPDTPKDMPPNTPQAIQTPPPRIDYTVRRMTADEAIEVSRSAYKNHGYTFFNEVIYYPERLAEMNAAEEMISAVAVTEDKEFMGHAALVFEDAAARTAEYTFVFVNQAFRNQGCMGRLARFLLTTPAMRPLAGVYSYSVANHVFTQRGVIKLGFRDCGILLATSPTTWKFKGIDEPGTQRISVVLSFVYLEQPSPRRIFAPLHHREMIGRILENIGAPHVLASPPQKPPSLAAQASRIDTKVYPLENCAMIKVHGYGSDSVREVRRILRELCLKQVAAIDLFLPLDDPTTCFVTAELEKLGFFFSGIQPEAGRGDALILQYLNNIPFDYDKVQVFSDLARDLLAYIRRLDPNENL; this is translated from the coding sequence ATGCGCAACCATTCCCTTTCCTTCAAGCTCACCGCCCCTTGCGATATGGCGGCCCTACCCCTTGTCTTGGCATATGTGCGCGAGGCGGCCGTACTCGTCGGCTTTGCCGGGGATGATATTTCCCGGATTGAACTCGCGGTGGAGGAAGCGGTGTCCAACGTTGTGCAGCATGCCTTTCTGGAAGACGACGAACCGAGCGCCTTTGATATTGTCTGCGAGCAGGTCACCCTGGGTCTGCGGATCATCATCCGGGAAAAGGGCATCCCCTTTGATCCGGGCAAGGCCCCTGTTTTCGAGCAGGGCGAGGATATGGAGCATGTCTCGGCCAGGGGCATGGGCATGGCATTGATGCGGCAAACCATGGACGAGGTCGCCTTCCACAACCTGGGGACGGACGGCAAGGAAACCCGCCTGGTGAAATACCTGCCCGGAAAAAGCGTCCATCCGGGCTTCGAGGCCCAGGTACAGGACGAGGAGCCCGTGGAAAGCGCCCTTGACCCGCGGTCGGCCGGCAGCGCACCTGCCCCGAATACACCCCCGAATACACCCCCGGATTCGCCCCCGGATACGCCCAAGGATATGCCCCCGAACACGCCCCAGGCGATTCAGACTCCTCCTCCGCGTATTGACTACACCGTGCGCCGGATGACCGCGGACGAGGCCATCGAGGTCTCCCGCAGCGCGTACAAGAATCATGGCTATACGTTTTTCAACGAGGTCATTTATTATCCGGAGCGTCTGGCGGAAATGAACGCGGCCGAAGAGATGATCTCCGCCGTGGCCGTGACCGAGGACAAGGAGTTCATGGGCCATGCCGCGCTGGTTTTTGAGGATGCCGCAGCCAGGACCGCGGAGTACACCTTTGTTTTCGTGAACCAGGCCTTCCGCAACCAGGGCTGCATGGGCCGACTGGCCCGGTTCCTGCTGACGACCCCGGCCATGCGCCCCCTGGCCGGGGTGTACTCCTACTCCGTGGCCAATCATGTCTTTACCCAGCGCGGCGTGATCAAGCTGGGCTTCCGGGACTGCGGCATTCTCCTGGCCACCAGTCCGACCACCTGGAAATTCAAGGGCATTGACGAGCCCGGCACCCAGCGGATCAGCGTGGTCTTGAGCTTTGTCTACCTCGAACAGCCCAGCCCGCGCCGGATTTTCGCCCCTTTGCACCACCGGGAGATGATCGGGCGCATTCTCGAAAATATCGGCGCCCCCCATGTCCTGGCATCGCCGCCGCAAAAACCGCCGTCTCTCGCGGCCCAGGCCTCGCGTATCGATACCAAGGTATACCCCCTGGAAAACTGCGCCATGATCAAGGTCCACGGCTACGGCTCGGACAGTGTTCGCGAGGTGCGGCGCATCCTGCGCGAGCTGTGCCTGAAGCAGGTGGCGGCCATTGATCTCTTTTTGCCCCTGGATGACCCCACAACCTGTTTCGTCACCGCGGAACTGGAAAAACTCGGCTTCTTCTTCTCCGGCATCCAACCCGAAGCCGGACGGGGAGACGCCCTGATCCTGCAGTATCTGAACAACATCCCTTTTGACTACGACAAGGTCCAGGTCTTTTCGGACCTGGCCCGGGATCTGCTGGCCTACATCAGACGCCTAGACCCCAATGAGAATCTCTAG
- a CDS encoding C45 family peptidase — translation MQPTRDDLYSSLEMVPAVKRYVFLVALIALLLVPACGGGGGDGQGASSRSFENGRAVRTVSGTYWVLDLAGSWLEMGRQYGGLMGPELRRFHSEITRDIIARGISEEEQKSTAAKFSSRLSSQLRELLLGISQTSGLTFDETLVLNAGMLLLSNAILGGEPPSACSGIGVWDGYTKDGTLIFGRNWDIDRKAMSRYMRYLAVVVLHPLEGNALANIHPLGNVYLETGMNSRGLFIELNNGEYSDPTEHDEREDTSSVLFTVLNHSDNVRQAVNMLKRIPADLSYILQIADPTHAVSLERPTFDARVRPADDRGLIVAYNSFVPPYPAHWRGRVAPPKPSSIDPRYDNMLRLAQSPAYKGLFTPEAMMDFLEVPMEEGGAYHPGTVVQVVAVPAERTIWLRGCDYADWERVPLAGYFDGRQ, via the coding sequence ATGCAGCCAACACGCGATGATCTGTATTCTTCACTCGAGATGGTTCCGGCCGTCAAGCGGTATGTCTTCCTTGTCGCGCTCATCGCGCTGCTTCTTGTGCCGGCCTGTGGCGGGGGCGGGGGCGACGGGCAGGGAGCCTCGTCCCGGTCTTTTGAAAACGGCCGTGCCGTTCGAACTGTTTCCGGAACGTACTGGGTCCTGGATCTGGCGGGCTCCTGGCTGGAGATGGGGCGCCAGTATGGAGGATTGATGGGGCCGGAACTGCGTCGGTTTCATTCCGAAATAACGCGGGATATAATTGCCCGGGGCATATCCGAGGAAGAACAGAAGAGCACGGCGGCCAAATTCAGCAGCCGACTGTCCTCGCAGTTGCGGGAGCTGCTTCTCGGCATCAGCCAGACCTCCGGACTGACTTTTGATGAAACACTGGTCCTCAATGCCGGCATGCTGTTGCTGAGCAACGCGATCCTGGGCGGAGAGCCGCCCAGCGCATGCAGCGGCATTGGCGTCTGGGACGGCTACACCAAGGACGGAACCCTGATCTTCGGCCGCAACTGGGACATCGACCGAAAGGCCATGAGCCGGTACATGCGCTATCTGGCCGTGGTCGTGTTGCATCCGCTGGAAGGCAATGCCCTGGCCAATATCCACCCCCTGGGCAATGTTTACCTGGAAACAGGGATGAACAGCCGGGGCCTGTTCATCGAGCTGAACAACGGCGAGTATTCCGACCCCACGGAGCATGACGAGCGCGAGGACACGAGTTCGGTTTTGTTCACGGTGCTCAATCACAGCGACAACGTGCGGCAGGCCGTGAACATGCTCAAGCGCATTCCCGCCGACTTGTCCTACATTCTGCAGATCGCGGACCCGACCCATGCCGTCTCCCTGGAGCGCCCCACGTTCGACGCCAGGGTCCGCCCGGCGGACGATCGCGGCCTGATCGTCGCCTACAACAGTTTTGTCCCCCCGTATCCGGCGCACTGGCGGGGCAGGGTCGCTCCGCCGAAACCCTCCTCCATTGACCCACGCTACGACAACATGCTCCGGCTGGCCCAGTCCCCGGCGTACAAGGGATTGTTCACGCCCGAGGCCATGATGGACTTTCTGGAAGTCCCCATGGAAGAGGGCGGCGCCTACCATCCCGGCACGGTGGTGCAGGTCGTGGCCGTTCCCGCCGAACGAACGATCTGGTTGCGAGGATGCGACTACGCGGACTGGGAACGGGTGCCCCTGGCCGGGTATTTCGACGGCAGGCAATGA